The nucleotide sequence GATTTTTCAATACGGCAATATGAAGAGCATTTTGATTGTTGCTATTAAGCGTATCACAACAATCAGGGCAGTCATTTAATAGCTTCTTTATCATGTTTACGTCACCTTCACAGGCTGCAATGTGAATTGCTGTCGTCCAGTCATTTTCACTGCCTGCCGGAAGGTACACTAAGGATTTTTTCCACCCCAACATATCAGAAACTACGTCTTTCAGTCCTAATTTGACAGCATAGTGCAGTGAATTCCAACCCCATAAGTCAGGTTCCTCGCATAAAGGCTTATTCCATCGCCAAAGTGATCTAATGCAATCTGGATGTGTCAACACGATAAATGCATAAATAATGGGTTAGATATTCTTGCAAATATAGTTGCACAACAGACATTACGAAATCATCAACAAAAATTGCAGATAAATGTTTTTTAGAGCAATCACATAGCTAGTAATGCAAATgatacataattttatttcacGCATTTATACCATTTTAAATGGTAAAAATATCAGATGCAGCTCCTCTCTAGAGAGCCTTTAATTTCGTCCAGTTTCTCGAGTACCATTGAATCTAATGGAAAAATTAGCTATCTCACAATCAACAATCTCCTCTTCTCCTCTTCCTCGAGTGAAACAACTTCCATTACCAGTAAAATGGATATCAAATTTAGGATGCTGAAAAAACCAGTTCATTGGAAAAAACAAGTTCTGTCACCTGTCTCGCTGTTATAAAATCCACAAATGCAACATACcgagtgtattcccacatagtggggtcccGGGAAGGTAAACTGTACGCagcccataccactacctccgaagaagtagagaggctgtttagaaaaaaattttagtcaaagaatataaagTTGCACAGAGATACTGAAATGACATGGCTCAACCCACCCCTCCGCTAAGTCTTCTTCTCTTCCCTCCTATTTTTTCTTACGGAAGAATATCTATTCAGGTGGGACAAAAACTGTTGGACATTAAATAACCACATAACGATTGATTTTGGTTGGCTAGTTTAGAAAGTCACGGGAGCAGGCCAAAATTTCTTTGTTCACATCATTCTCTACACCTTGGCGAAAGAGTCTTTTGGAGAGGAGAAGAGGGATTGGGATAGTTGTCCGAGATTAACTAGGAAGAAAATTAGTCCATTGGATTATAATTTGATGCGGCCAATAGAGGATCCTGGTGAGACTATCGAAATGATTAATCCAAACTTATGTAGACGATGTTAATTATGGGAAAATCAACTGAGGTTAGATATtgatactgaaaataataaaaatattgtaccTTTATGTTCCTGAATTACTGCTGCATGCAGCGGCGTTCTATTAGATGGACCTGCAGCATAAGTTGGATTGTTGCAGGATTCCAGGATGATAATCAAAGCATCATGAAAACCAGATTCAGCCGCCAGATACAGTGGCGTCTCTTGTGCATGATTAGGCGGAAATTCGAATTCAGAATCTTCTTTCACTAAGAGCTTAACCACATCTAGATGTTGGCTCCGCACGGCCTTGTGCAGGGCTGTATCTCCACTCGCATCTGTCATCCTCGTGAGTTTATCACTAGTATTATGATGATCTTCGACACATGCAAGTAGCACACGGACAACTTCAGTATGCCCTTCGTTAGCTGCTATGTGAAGAGCggtttcatttttcttgttttgacagCATAACATTGCCGGAGAAATCTTAAGGACTTCTGCCACGAAATGGGAGTGGCCGTAGAGGGCTGCGACATGAAGGACTGTGTTACCCTTTGGAGTGACTTGGTATCCATATTCTTCATCCCTTATCAAATTATAATAGACATCTCTGATATTTCCTCTCATTGCAGCACTGAACAAGATTGGATCCATTCCTTTTGATAATCCTGTGTGTCCTTTGCTTTATCTTAATGAAACATTATTATATAGGAAAAACTAATTAGATTCTTAATGAATCTCAAAGAAGAAAGGGATCTGGTGCTTGCCTTGATCACAGGAAAGGGATTTTGATGTTTTCATATTTTCGCTTTCATGTCAAAAACTGAaagaatataatgaacatgaACAGTTTTGAGAACTTATTAAACCTCCCAAGACAAAAGTAATACTTGGATCTCTTAAGATTCACTTTATCTTGTGATTCTTTTCtcataaaaacaaacaaatagaGTAGTCGATTACttaagaaacaaacaaaacatgaCGACAGAACAAAGAAAATCTTTTCACCAACTCAAATGAGCAAaacttaatgaaataataatggtGATATTACCTATAGGCAGCTGCAACATACTCGACTTTACAAGTTAAGAAaggaaccaaaaaaagaaaaaagagaaaaacaagagAATATCATCATAGGTTGCTTCTTAAGCACCAAAGTGAATGTCATTTCTCCAAAAGAAAAGATTGCAGTGTAAAGCATCGTAGCTATGCGTAGGGTCCGGGGAAGAGGGACAGACCACATGGATCTATTGTACACAACCTTACCTTGCAGTTCTGCCAGATGatgtttccaagacttgaacccgtgacctcctggtcacatgacaacaactttaccagtttcTCCAAGGTCACAGAAAGCTATGCGTAGGATTGGGGGAAGAGAGCtagaccacaagggtctattgcaACTAGTTAGTCTTGTTTCTGTTGGAAAAAGGAGTCATGACAAGAAGATCTTAAATAGTAAACAGATGATTTTATTCATGTTTAAACATTCTTTACAAATTCCTTTCTTTTGATCAAAGCAAACAATAAGTACCTTTCTTTTGATCCAAGGCAATATCAGTAATGGTGATTTTGTACTTGCTGAATATCTGAAAAGGGATGAAGAAAATGCGTACCAAGTCACTCCAACGGGAAACACAATATTACACATGGCCGCCCATTTTGGCCGCTCCCATTTTGTGGCAGAAGCCCTCAAGATTAGTCCGGCATTGTTATTCCGTGAGAACAAGAACAATGAGACTTCACTTCACATAGCCTTAAATAGACACTAAATGAGCCACTAGCAATATGAAAGGAACAACCTTAAATCTCAAAAATGAGAATCATTTAGCTCCTCCATGATTTGCAGTCCCAAACATCACGATAATAAAATTCACACATTTATAATTTATGATGACTTATCGCCATTATGTTCTTAGTAAAGAGGCAGCATATTGtcaaatttcattattattaagcTGACCACCAGGTCGTGAGTCTTTCACATGGGATGTTTTCCATTTACATTCTCGACTCTTACCAAACAATTAGAAATTAGACAAATGCAAGTAGCTTAACCGCCTTATCCATTATTGAAACTATATCCATGTCACACTGAAAACGCGTATGTCAAAAACCCATGCAACAGTGTCATACCATGGTTTCGATCTAGTGGTAAGACCGGATTTGTGAATTAGGCGTACGTGAGATGTTTGTGTAGGGTCCATCCCCATAAATGAAGTCTTGAAAACTTACCATGggaaaaaaaattttcaaagaaagttggCTGCAAATTGGTAAGATAGATTTGGTAGTTGGTTATTTAATGTGTTCACTATGAACACTTTGAATCTTCTTCATTTAGTGAGttcatggatgaaatagagaGTGTGAGCGCGATATTGTAGTGAGGTGGAAAAATCAAGAGAGAgatttcttttgagtgtgtagTAATCACTTTGAGTATTGTACTTGTGACTATGGTGTAAAATTCCTTACTATAGAGATATCAGTTGCTCCTCTTGGCCTGTGGTTTTTTCCCTCATTGGGTTTCTACGTAAAAATCTTGGTGCCATTATCGctcttattgttcttgttgaCTAACCGTATTACTGTTGTCATAAATATTTCTTGTTATTACCTCAATATTATTATCGTGGTGGGGTTTATTCCCAACAGTTTGAACCCTGCAACAGGCAAATCATTATACTTAAGTGGAAAAGTATTTTGCCATGGCTTCTAACATTTCCTTTTTGAACTACTTTGAATTGTTATTCCTTGCACtggtgtaagaccccgtaaaatcttACATTTACAATAAGCTATTGTAGCTCCTAAAAGCTCTTTAGaaggtccaacacttagaaatATTTTAGCTAGTTGTTCAACaattagtctcattttaagcctccgAACACtggagatttatttgatgaccttcccgacATCCATTTTTCGATTTTCTAGTTGCTCGAAATGGGTCAAGTCAATAGTACATTCCGCGTGAGATTCGGAATCCGTTTAGGAAATGATTGGATTTCGAAACAGTAGAATCATGCGATGGATGCTCCATCTCGCAGGTCCTAGCATGCGATAGAGCATGCGACACATGCTCCACCACACGCTGCCAAATTTTTCCAGCTTCCAGCTCAGCGTATTTGAAGGTAAATTGGACTTTTTTCCCCACCctatatatatttaaaacacgggatttaacctATTATAAACCAAAATACACCCATATTCTCAAAAATCCTATCAAGAACACCTTAAGGcgttcaattggggattcaagttcaagaaattcaacCGCCAAACTTCGTGAAAACAATAAcaaaggtatgcgtagtgttgattcatggatttctttcatccatgaattccaAAAATCCTCTTTTAAATTATATACTATAAAATTTATGTTTGTGAATTCATTTTGCTCAAGTTTTTAGGGTTGTACGATATCCATGATTGAGTCTTTATCTTGTTTTCATGAAACCATATTAGTATAGGATTGAAATCCATGCAATGTAGTTAAATTGTGGAATcatattgtatttaattgatgatcatacctatgccctagtttgtgcatgcaaggtgtttgataaaatgcttaaaggACTAGAAACCAGGCAATATAGCTAAATTCTGACCCAAGCTATGAATGTATGGTTTTTTTTCTCCTTATGTTtaaatgacttccatgatattgttgTGAAATGCAATTGTTTGATGGAATACCCacaatattagaatgatgaaattatgacatgattatgTGAATTCCAAGCTATATACAAGATTGTGTGcactatgtacttcatgaaatccccaactcaTTTTATTATGAATACTTGATAtgggtcatgtattcaagaatgtcaagtcatgttagtttccttctatcgagtcctagtaccccaaaaatatagttgtgtacctagagctagtgtcatgttttcacgatacccTTAGTCAAGACTtgatccataaaactcagtcagtcatgtgactcacaAAAgattagtaattcagtaatctcagcactattccattagtcaacggaactcagttaactcagttcagtgaatccatgttcagtgtctattcagatgagagtaggagttagcaccgagtgaacccaaggatgggaacacacactttCAGATGCGGGTGTGATTgctagaagaaatccttgcattccaaaactatgtagccagcataggttgagacatcaacaccgTCAGAGGAAGGTTGATGAGGTATacaaacactgtcagatgagggtcccatcattctcttttggggacactgtcaaatgagggttacccacaacttttctttaccagtggcgcggtagtgagacccttccaatcagggaagagattggaccccaactcagctataatggtatatatggggtatgtcggttagataactacttcccacagtttcagtatcagtttcagtaaaagaactcagatcgTTCTTCAGCTTTCAaaactttcagatatagtcaactcagaatagtatggaactcagctagttccatcaaaattttgactgtcagaaatagtcattcagttgttgttttttcatttatcaactcatgttatcaataatcaaactcagtaatcatgttatcacgaacctAATTAtagttatcatgtattcatgcatgtaatctcatgttcatgttattcagtcagttagtatagtttatgtatatgaaccctttgcatttagcctacaccacatgcataccagtacattcaatcatactgacgcatcCGCGCTATgctgttttattctataccataggttcatatgcacgagctctagatcctcagtagcagttcagttttcgctgcagtgagtcctcatcctttgaggacatgatcattattttattatttcagtacttagtctATTACAGTAGATGgacttagttggggacatatcctatcaacaccttattcagacagttagaggtttttcagactatcatgtttcagacaaGTTTTTtctagttgttttgggtatttcataccccacccagatgacatgtttttatcagttttattacagtattgaatcttatggcctatcagccttaatttccatatttatatacgtatatcatgcagtgtacaagtacagatatccgtcatgggttagcttgtggtccttcggggtcatgggcaccgtgtagcgttccaggtaccagatttgaggcatTACAGCTAGCCGCTGAAGGTCTACCAAATTCAGAAACCTTTCTCTGCCTCCAAATATAGAGGTAAGATTTGTGTATACTCTATCCTCCCCATACTCCACTTGTGGAATTTCACTagctatattgttgttgttgtactatgAATTATTTAGTGAATGTATATCGGGTATATAGCATTGTCGGTGACGAAGTAAAGATCTCCTGTAAGAACTTATTatttgaatagaagaaaatgatCTTACATAGATGTTATATCACGTGATAAGTATGTATAGCTAAAATAACATGTAATGGACTAAAAACCAAATCTGTCATATGTAATTCAAGGTATTGTGTAAAAACTGAAATACGTAGTTAAATTATACATTTTCAAGCAATAAGTACAAGTAGTAGCTAGCATTCTTGTCGCTCTCTTATATTCATCATCTTACTCTCATCTATATATCTAATAATATAGATAACAGCCAAGAAGTACTATAAAATAGAGTGGTAACCTATGAAACAGACAGTAACGGCAAGACCAAGGGAATGTGATAAGGTAGAAAACATACCCGTTTCAAATGTAATTACAACTGCAAACATTGACAAACACTGAAAAATACCTATAAGATCATAAAGCTTATTTACAATTTCCAAATGTGGTGGTCTACTTTCATCTGCCATGAGGAAGTAGATGAATATGGCAATAGCTGAGCATGTGAAGAAAATGGCATCGAAAACAATAAATGCACGAAATGTTGTTTTCCTTATTAGAATATCCATCCCTTGATCGCCATCAGAGTCGCTCTCAAAACCTCCAGACAATGTGATACCAGCGGTGAAAGTGACTGTCTTTATCAAAGTGGCCACAACAATATGGATTTGAGCTACTTTCATAATACTTTAGACTTTTATTTGATCTGCCTTTTTAGGTTTATCTTTATCATCTTCCCTCAGTTGCATTTTTACTCCTGTTTCCATTTCATCATTTGGATAATACATGTACTCGTACTTCCGCTTTACCTCAAAGTCTCATTTTCCAAGTCGTCCAATGCTAAACAAATCCTCCCTcaatttctcctattttcatCAATAGTACAGTTTATATTGAGTCGGTAGCAAtcgatatttgaaaaaaaaaagtgcaaCTGATTACCTTGTTTGTTGTCTCTTTGCATGACAATGCTATATCAAGTGGAGTCTGGTTTTGTTTGTTAAATGACATCTTCTTTTCTCTAGAATGATTTATTAATTCAGGCACATGGTTACCAGAGGCAGCAAGCAGATGAAGAGGAGTGTTGCCATGACTATCTGGCTCATCAACAAGGCTGTCACACTTATCAGAGTTTAATAAGAAGCAGACTACCTTGTCTTGATTGttcaatatggaaacatgaagACCATTTTGATTATTATGATCATGTTTACATCACCTTCAATGGATGAAATGTCAATTGCTATAGTCCAGTCATTTTCACTGCCTGCTAGAAGGTACACTAAGGATATTTTCCACCCTAGCATATCAGAAACTACGTCTTCCAATCCTAATTTGACAGCATAGTGCAGTGAATTCCAACCCTATAAGTCAGGTTCCTCGCATAAAGGCTTATTCCATTGCCGGAGTGATCTAATGAAATCTGGATGTGTCAATACgataaatgcataaataaggGGTTAGATCTTCTTGCAAATATAGTTTCACAATAGATATTAAGAACCCATCAACAGAATTTCCAGATGAATATTTCTTAGAGCGGATTATAACAAGTGATCCTAATGCTATTTAAGATGATTATAAGTTGATGCGGCTAATGAGAGGATCCTATTGAGACTATCCACATGATAATCCAAATTTAGGTGGGTGATGTTAATTATGGGAAAGTCAACTTAGGTTAGATATTGATACTGCAAAACAAAAATTATGTACCTTTATGTTTCTGAATTACTTCTACATGCAGAGGCGTTCTATTAGATGGACCTACAATGTAAGttagtttcttaaagtatttcaagatgaTAATCAAAGCATCATGAAAAACAGATTCATCCGCTAGATAGAGCGGTGTCTCCTGCACATGGTTAGGCAGAAATTCAAATTCAGGATCTTCTTTCACCAAGAGCTTAGCCACATCTAGATGTTGGCTCAACACAGCCTTATGCAGGGTTGTATTTCCACTAGAATCCATCATCCTTGTAAGTTTATCCTTTGTATTATGATCTTCAACACATGCAAGTTGTACATGTACTACTTCAGTGTGCCCCTCGTTAGCTGCTATATGAAGAGCGTGTTGGGAACTATacagttttgatgattgacaaactgacagatgaatgaaacatgttacttgagtTGGTCCACGGATAGGAAAGTATATTTCCAGTTTCACTATCAATGCATACAAGATTTCTTAAGGACAAGAACGAGtaagcaagcctaattctgatatactcaagctactgatcatgtggggaatataacaagttgaatttgattcaaacacttaatgataagggaaaacaatttgagttgaaaaatgagtcctatgtgaagaaggagtttcacttctaagCATATCTTTAAAATTCCAATGTgtggaaggagaaagattctgaaaattgaagaatacAAAATAGTTGGAATTTTagtacaacactaaggagacaagagttagaattgaagaaggagttttACTTGAAGTAGAAATCTATGCAATAAGAGTTCTAATTAAAGTGggattttgaaataaagaatgactctttggagaggtgttcttaaatagaagatgcaacAGCTAGAATAATTCACCCACTTAAAAAAGTAGAAAATcccaatcgacagattgacttcacgaagtgctactcaatcactgaagaaacacgttGAAGAACCTAGTCCTCAGTACAGAATCCAGCTAATAGTTTTTGCGTTGATTTTTAGAgctgttcattgtgtttgagaaattcatgtaatattagtttcagtgtgttataaactgaattaggagctagtcttcctggaaaatagaatggagaaaggaaaaggatgaaaaggaattgaaagaaaaaaaacaaaaagagggaagaatatgcaatggtagcagCTTGGGGATTTGActtagatgatgatgaagatgatgaatcagcactcatggctcttggagattcagactttgAGAAAGAAGATgttgcttctgaggtaagtatacttgaacttaaagaaacaTTGCATTTGTTTTtcaaaacaaaacttatttccttgatgagtgcacaaattgatgacttccaagaatcaaattctgatagggatgagctgTTCAAAAATCTTGcaagaatcaaatttgattttattaatttaaaagcTTGCAAAAACACTGTTGAATAGGAAAACTGCTCTCTCAAGAAATAGGTTGAGCAACTTGAtacttcaaataatgatcttaagtttgaagttctaaaattgacactctctgaaaaaagaaaaaacaccaagagcaaagaacaagaaaaagttgaacttgaattggtcAAGTACAAAGAAGAGTGCAATAATGCAAcagaaatggtgaataaactgattcaagaagtctctaaactaaaacttgaccttgaaagagcaaacaggtggacaaattccACAAGAATTGTTCATAATTTGAGTGAAAGATATCACAGTGAAAAATCTAGCTTGAGTTTTCACAAAAGTCTTGATGTTTATCGAGACTTGTCCTATATCTGTGGAAACCTtagacatccaaccactgaatgtccagttgctGCCAAAAGCAGATCTAACGGTCTAAATctggcaaataaactatctcagaccaagaaaaggataactaaacttggtcagagaaacaggtcacGTAACCTAGTGCCTGCATGGGATAGAAAAAATCTGATTCATCCATTTACTTATTAGAAaagacccaagcttgtctgggtgcctaaagttaacccctaatttgttttgcaggtgagattgaaaggatggaagcaaaaTTTGTGCTTATATAaagcttgctcaaggcataagactacaagaaaataaagtttctttcactcaccacatttaaagggggagtggatcatttgaaagatggcCAGATTTGTAGTACTCAtgtaagggggaagcaagggagattttaaaaaaatgaaaaaaatacatgaCAATGAAATTGATGAGCATGCATAGGAATATGTTGTACTACCTGTTCCAACTGTTGTAtagactgagggcatattgatAACGGGAACAACAAAAAACGAAATGGatgcatcaataaaaccaacacaagttgctggtaattttgttggtagtttataagaattggtgttgtcaaaagGATCTTGAGATATCCCATGAaaatcaatggcttgagactatggtatCCAAAGGAAAgcaatttcactcttgagggctataaaaataTTGACTATGTAAGaaccaaaggcactaagtagagagcattttgaaaggaataggttagacttggggatgattaaaattgcatgaactccctccaatgattgactagaataattttttctcttaatcttattagctaaaaagttattctattcagtcttgcacatttagttgtgtgtcccaattttttatttttgacttttctaacctaattttgtattagattgtgcagaaaaataTGTATAAGCAAGaaattgtgaccacaaagttcttcttagcAGGTATGTTCTTCACTGACATAAGTATAGGTTGTttaagttgaaacagttgagcacacctATTCAATATTTTCCTCACACTTCATTCTCACCTTGTCTTATAAAGCTAACGAATTGGTTGGCCAAACTTTAtttgattctctccaaatggtTATGCACACATATATTAATCCTACACCATAAATTCATTCTTCTCTCTCAATCAAAATATCAGTTGTGTACCATGGATTTTCCAAGCTTGATCATCAAGCACATGCAACATAAGTTTTCTCAGAAATGAAAAGGGATATGATCTGCCTTTTTGTTCCTGATTGGTTATTTGTTTTGGATTTCTCGATCCTAGTTTGGTTGACTTAGAAAACAACAATAGATGTTCTTGCacagatgaatcatgttgctctGCCATtttcaataaggagggctaacaccaaaaaaaattgaaaaaaataatttggctaagaaaaagaaatatctGAACCTGAAGCTGCACAAGacagtcatgaagtggaataagaggTCCTTCAGGCttggatcatgactttgaagcttgaccttgattaaGTCAGGGATGAAAATATTAAAGTCATTTGTCAATTGCACAATTGATATCACCTGTTCCTCCTTTCTCttcactatttgtatccttagccatgtcccacttttataccatattttttgtattaatgCTCAGTTGGTTTGCTTTGTTAAGTACTAGCTTAGgttaatgtggaacatgctcattcagttaaatggaatggttatctttgctaaattgactcattATTCCTCTCTTTAATGCATTACTATGTTGGCTAGAGTCTTTGTCTtattgttttggtgatagcccaGTGTCCATggatagcataacaaatcactttggctagtatattattgcattgaaatagttttttgatgattccaaaagggggaagataatATGATTGTGCAATATTTATAACCCATTGGCTAACTTATTTCAGTCTAGGGTTTTATACTTTAGTACCTACAGGTGAAGATGGTTGAATGCACAAGACAAGAGGTTTTTCATcaacaaaaagggggaatttgttgggtactatgtagttttgatgattgacaaactgacacatgaatgaaacatgttacttgagtTAGTGCATGGATAGAAAAGCAGATTTCCTGTTTCACTGGTAGATGCAGACAAGATTGCTTAAATACAAGAATGAATAAGCAAACCTAATTCTGATATACACAAGATACTGATCTTATGaggaatataacaagttgaattttattcaaacacgatgataagggaaagcaatttaagttgaaaaaggagtcctctgtgaagaaggagtttcacttatAAACATATCCTTAAAAGTCCAATGTGTGGAAGAAGaaagattttgaaaattgaagaattcaaaagagttggagttttactacaacactaaggagataagagttggaattgaagaaggagtctcacttgaagtagaaatctatgcaatgagagttccaattaaagtaggagtttgaaataaagaatgaatctttGGAGAGTTGTTATTAAATAAAAGATGCAGCATCCAGAATAATTCACGCACTTAAAAAAGCAGAAAAGCTCAGTCGACAGATTgtcttcacgaagtgctactcaatcactgaagaaacacgttGAAGAGCCTGGTCCTCAGTACaaaatccagctaagagttttagcg is from Capsicum annuum cultivar UCD-10X-F1 chromosome 5, UCD10Xv1.1, whole genome shotgun sequence and encodes:
- the LOC107849663 gene encoding protein ACCELERATED CELL DEATH 6-like; the protein is MDPILFSAAMRGNIRDVYYNLIRDEEYGYQVTPKGNTVLHVAALYGHSHFVAEVLKISPAMLCCQNKKNETALHIAANEGHTEVVRVLLACVEDHHNTSDKLTRMTDASGDTALHKAVRSQHLDVVKLLVKEDSEFEFPPNHAQETPLYLAAESGFHDALIIILESCNNPTYAAGPSNRTPLHAAVIQEHKDCIRSLWRWNKPLCEEPDLWGWNSLHYAVKLGLKDVVSDMLGWKKSLVYLPAGSENDWTTAIHIAACEGDVNMIKKLLNDCPDCCDTLNSNNQNALHIAVLKNQDRVVHILLGSDKCDSHVDEPDINGNTPLHLLAASGNHVPELINHPRAKKMLFNKENQTPLDIALSCKVTTKKEKLMEDLSSTGRFGKRDFEVKKKYEYMHNSNDETATGVKIQLSDEMGTGDKMRLREDDHDKAKRADQTIIETTMKVAEVHIVVATLIMTVTFAAGITLPGGFESDPDSHNQGMAILTSKTAFRAFVVSDAIAFTLSAVAIFICFLMANASTGPQHTKLIQNLCNLACIFLCLSMLAVVIAFATGMFATLSHSLGLAITVCFIGCLSIVLYFLVVIYSCKYV
- the LOC124898635 gene encoding ankyrin repeat-containing protein NPR4-like, with amino-acid sequence MMDSSGNTTLHKAVLSQHLDVAKLLVKEDPEFEFLPNHVQETPLYLADESVFHDALIIILKYFKKLTYIVGPSNRTPLHVEVIQKHKGLEDVVSDMLGWKISLVYLLAGSENDWTIAIDISSIEGDCDSLVDEPDSHGNTPLHLLAASGNHVPELINHSREKKMSFNKQNQTPLDIALSCKETTNKTVTFTAGITLSGGFESDSDGDQGMDILIRKTTFRAFIVFDAIFFTCSAIAIFIYFLMADESRPPHLEIVNKLYDLIGYHSIL